The following DNA comes from Solanum stenotomum isolate F172 chromosome 11, ASM1918654v1, whole genome shotgun sequence.
cacaactaaatattaatatgtatttatcagacaaaaattattgaatttttgtgaagctatatatcaaataaacaaatacGAGATCCACTTCTATTTGAAATAACAAGAGATAGAAAAAAGAACAGAAATTAGTGACAAACAATTTTTATGGCTTAACTTGTAAAATTCGTCGCTAATTATATTCAATGTTCAATTGGTGTTGAGTATTTTGAAGTCATGCCCTTCCAAATTGAACAGTTCAATTTTCGTTACTTCTCTGTccatataatgaaaaaaaatttatagaatattttttcataaaatgaattattttcttatattttatttttatcaaaaattgtGGTGAGGTGAATATTAttcatttatccttaattagTGGTCTCAAATTCGAGTtatatgaatgaaaaaaatcCAAATAGAGAATGACATTACATTTATTGAGCATTACACAatgtgaatttaaattaatttagaatCTTAAAATAAAcatcaaacatcaaataaaataaatttcaagatccaaattaatcaaataacaaaataaatatcaaacgTCAAACAAATAACACTATTAAATCTTCTTTCTAGATGTGTGAGAAGAAAGTCATTGGGTAAAAGTCAATCACATTGGGCAGCCAACTTAaagtacttttaaaaatatgtggactatataTATAGGTTGGATATTATATTaggttattaattaatattaggCTATTAACCccattttctaataaatttaatgcTGACCAGATTGCTAAAATAGTCACAAAAATctttggaaaaaagaagaagaggaaaatctTTGTATTTTGAAATTGTTAATCACTAATTCGAATTCATATTGAATCCACTAAAGGGGACGAGAGTAAAATATTCTTATCAAGAAATTTTTCATTATCAACACTTAAACTcgaataataacaaataaataaatcactTAAAGGCCTATTTTGcttacatttttttatatgagaAAAAGACAAAATTGTATAGAGAGCTTAGACTTGTTCTTATATAATTGAGCGGAAATCTTTTAAAGGGAGATCTTAGACATATTGATTTCGAGTTCGTCACACGGGAAtttattcaatataatttatatCTTTTATGTAATTTACGAATTATTACCCTGAATCGTGCACTTGTTTATCATATacttaataaaattaaagtttgGCTCCTAATTATTTTCAAGGATTAAagaatcacttttttttttcaaatatgtttATTAGCACTCAGAAGGTATGCCTTAAATAGTCAATGAACAACATGTCTATTAGCATCCAAAAGTACATTCTAATAGTAAATGGAGCGtgataaaaatcaaataagatCGAACTTTTGACTTTTAACACTAGGTAATTTGCATCCTACACTCATttgaacaattaaaaaataatcacaattatttaatttgaaatttcataatattaataattttcgAAGACATGATCGAAAGTGGTCAGTAAGTGCTAGTTATGTCTAGATTATATATCAAGGAATGGAAAGCAAAAAAGGTAATTATCTTGAAGTTTCACCTGTAAAATTTGAAACTCCGCGACAATACTGATCTCTcaaaaatataactaaaaagTGATTAGTAAACTCTATTTCTAAACCATTTATCAaggaaataaaaacaaaaaaccaTATTAACATAACCTAAGAGAAGATTTGCCATGCAATATAccattattatgtatataaaattgccttttcctttttattgagaaaaaaattaataaaatgaaataataataaattatcattctttttttccCACCATATTTCTAACTAAAATAACTACCATTACTTCTTGAACCAAACACAATTAAACtccaaaaagaaattaaaattgtaATTCCACTTGCCATACACATCatatccaattttttttctttcttttgtttattttccttccattttttctttaattccaaaaaattctcataattttctttttcttcattttcttttcttttttttcttcctccttCAATAACTTCTTGTAAAATAACCAAACTATCCTTCCCACACAAAACTTTCCCATCCATATCCTCTATTTGCATGCTTACATCTCGCACGTGCAATTCGCCTCCTTCTTTACCTTCGCACGTGACAACTATCCCGCACTGAACAAACCCTGCGCCTGCGCCGGCGCCGGAACCCATCACTGTCGAATACCGAACTTTCAATTCTCCGGTTAACCAATGTCGTTGGACTGATACCGGGTTCAAACTCGATACATTCACAGCTCGATTCCTCGATGGGTCAATTAAAATCCAGCTCAATTTCATCTTCTGTAACTCCAATTTACGATTTCCATCCTCGCCGTCGAATTTCACCGGCGTCGGAACAATTTCCTTATGACCCAATAGCTCAATTCTGAACGGCGAACTCATGAACCACCCGCTTTCCGTCTCGTTAGTCAACACTTTCGAGTACAATAAATTTCCCTCAAAGTGAATATCGACCGCCGATATCAACTCCGGCGACTGAAAATACTGCTTTGAGTTGTTTCCAGCAATGGGTTTTGGCTCGTTGTGGATTAAGGACGGAAAGGAATCGGAAAAAAGTGAACGGTGACCGGAGGGAAAGGCTGCAACAGCGTTTTTGATAAGTGGGTCGGAAGTAGAAGGCCAAGAAGAGTTACAAAATTTTCGCCAAAGTTCATCGTCGGAGCAAAGATTTTGCAGCTGCAAAGAAGCGAAACTGGCGGACATAAGAGTTGGGCCGTCGAGTTTCGTTAAGATCAAAGTTTGTATGATGTCAGGATGGACGGCAGTGATCGCCGTCCTTCCGCCGTCGTCCTCCGCCATGATAGTGGTGGTGGAACAAGATGACATGAGACTATATAGTTTGtgatatttcaaaataaaagaagatattGCAAGTTTTTGGAGTTTGAATGAAGGTTTTATATAGGgattttatatgtaataaaatCGAATCGAAATTTAGTATGTACACACCTAAAGGATAACGATAACGATAACGTATTTTCTAaggtttaaaataatattattaaaatagaaaaatgaaatgCCTAGTCAAAACCGGCATTCTTATCACACGTACGTCTTTatccaatttatttcacaaaaATGTATATGGTATAAATATCTACGTGTGAATTATTTGGCATATGAAAATCATTTAGAAAGTGGAAGAAAATGTAAGGTTGCGCGTTAGCATTTTTAAAAGAGGACGAATATGTTAAAGGTATAATGATTTTCGCGTAAGTGTATGTTTAATTTTATCGAATTATACtaaatatgttgttattgtacattttattaTCTAAGTGTTAATGAGTTATTTTTTTGAGTCTTATGATTTAATTCGATtgattattttaagaaaatttaaactATGTTGATTTTGCAATTATTTAGTTGTGTATAATTgagagtattttttttcaaaattgaagttagctatcaacaaaaaaaaatattaaacttaacttatgTAAGGCTTCGTAGATAGAAGAGGGATATTATGCTATCGGAGGAAAGGTTGAAAGAACATCTAATTATGAACAACATTAGAGTTTTTCTAATTCTGAAAATAATGATTGCGATCTAATTTATATATGCATTACTTAAAAAGATAAGAATCCGTATACATCGAAGAATATGTCATAAatctaggggtgtgcattcggtttttgggtttggttttacactattcggtttggattttaggtttttgattttgtaaaagtgtaacccaatccgatccaaaataaatttggtttggttttgttttgttttcctctattcggttcggcttttttcggtttgattattcggttatgtcaataattaataacatatataaccaaagtaataatatttaatcccttaaatattctttctaatataaatcataagtaaaacttaaaacacaatacttataagtatacctattatagatgtaattcaaacataaaatataaacgtaatcatcatgaaagacaataaccaaaaagggacaaaagtggttaactccaacttaattctaaacctaaacattatatatatataattcggtttttttcggtttttcggtttttatttttcaaaatccgaaaccaaaccaaaacaccaaacaaagtaatttattaatccaaaaccaatccgaaaaaccaaaaaaccaatccaaataaaaattcggtttgatttggtttgattattCGGTTTAATtcgaatagtgcacacccctacaTAAATCCGTGAGggaatggaaaataaaaaagaagctCCTataatttagtatgttttttttttaaatctataatttAGTATGTACAATTgtcttaattagtttgattttttttatatagatatagttccattaattttgataatatatCTTTATAATGACATAAAAATGCCTAGTCAAAGGTGGCTAACTCATCACACGTCAAAGtctttatcctttttttttcttcaaaatattcaCATATCTACGTGTAAAATGATTTAGATATTTGCATATGGAAATcattcatgttttaatttttatccaaGGGCcaataaatttgtaaaaataattagttttatagcttctataaaatctatttttccttGTAAAAGATCttgtaataaaaaattgattatgtttatcaTTAAAAGTAacagaaatataaaaaaaatatagtatataaACACGCTCTTTAATTTAACATCAATAAACATCTAtagctttcatttttttttttgtgtgaataAGCAGATATTTTATAACTTGtataaattagttaaataagTAGACACATGTATTCAATGTAAAGTATGTCTAAACAGTTcgatatgtatattttttagcAATTTCAATTATTTACTTATGTAAAAAAGATagtattttctaaatatttgataaattatttactGTATTAAATTTGTCCCTAAATTTAATTAGAATTATGAAAACACTATTTGATCATGTTAATTGTTTTTTCACCGACCCTTAAATCTAACAATCAACGTttaataagtaataaatattgacaatacaaaagaaacgtatttaaaacaaatttgaagGACTAAAACTGTTCAGAATATACCTATGAAGTTATTTTAAACATAATTACAAAATATAAGTGatcattttatcattttctaTTGTTTGATAAAAGTACTTTCAAAAAGTATTATTTGAAAAACCAATAGTCACTTTTTCTAACCCCACCACTTCccttttttcttaaatggagagATCAAATTGTTGTATGTAGGTCCCAAAAAGAACAAGTTGAAGATAGggatttaaataactaaaaggatttcaaaaaaatatctttataaaaaaaagaggattttagaaaatatcttctaaatttttctttgattttagaAAAGAATTTACTATGTTTatcgaaaatataaataatcttTACACAATCAGATCATATAAACATTATTTGAAACTCACAAGTAATTATCGGTAATAAgcttaaattaaatattttatctaatatcacctctatttaaattaaaatcattaTAAAAAAGATGTGTCGTGTGTTTATCATTATATCTATATAGATACCTAGTggacaatataatatataaatagcaTTTATTTATCACTTCTTAACATTgactttgaaaaaaattagtatcATTAAATTTCAATTCTTACAAGTGAAACTTTATGATAATGATAGAGTTTACTATAGAAATTGCGTTCATGAACCGTTTTTAGCATAgacttcaaagaaaaaaaaagtagtcaCTATACTAAAATTCAATGACAATCCAAATAATATCTATTGAACAAtttgttattaaaaaaacatCGATAGCAGATCAGTTTTCAGTCATGTTTTGTAAAAAcaattagtattattttatagttttaaatttcataAGTGAAATTTTAGGATAATAAGTATTTTTCAATTACatatactactaatttattttattttaaaaaaaatgagtgaGTCAAATAGAACTTGCTATGGGCTGTGGCTGTCTTTATCAAATTAGTTAGATTTGCAAATTGGAAAAATTAGTAATAAGGGAGTTGAATTCAAGAAAGTTATATGAAGTCAAATATGGGGGgcaactaataatttatttaagctttataaattataatatcaacccttttgtttttcttttgatttttcatgtgaTACGAGTATTGGAGTTCgactattttaaatttatattgtatAGGGCTTCATTCGCGAGGAAGCGCTCCCTATTAGGAATTTTTTCATACTTAATTCGAACTCGGAACCTCAGATTAAGGAAGAAGTAGTTTCATCTCCTCTTGCACCATATTATTTGATGGTATATCAACCATGTCTTTAAATGGTCTGtccataatttttatttttagaaattaaatttatatacctaatgaaacataattttttttaagaccttatcttttaaattttaatcatgCAATTGAAAATGACACACATGCATTATTAGGATGGTCAGCAATCTTGACACAAATTTCGACATGTTTATTTCAGAGTTTTCTACTTTTTCTGTCTTAATTAATTGACATTGATCAGATAATtaacttctttttaaaataaaaattttgatcgtaaattcaaatatgatttttcttttgtgaaataaaatgtaaatagtttgaaattgggtaaaaactaataattctattaactcataataattaataatttgaaaaaacaaataaaaattattgacaAAGAAAGTCatctaaatatttaaaatatttgaactttataaactttaaatttttatataactatcTCAAATAATAGTAATTGAGTTCTGAATTTAACTTTTATAGTATCAAAAGATGCGGCAAATTAGAAGCAAATCAATCTACGAAGTAGATAATTTAGAAATATTCTGTTCTAGAACAaacattaatataataattagaaaatgtgaagatttttaaattttttgggttaatttaagataatgttaagcaaattaaaatagaccagagaataaaattaaattatttagaaATAAAGGGTACCTTGCCAGACACTCTATCTGAAATTACTATGTTAATTATAATCACAAAAACTAATTAGCTGTAATTAAGTGTATAATTTGTCATTAAATGAGTGTATCTTATCCATTAACCTAAGTGTTTgtctccattttattttattttatttaaaaaaatatttttgcaaaCAGAATGCCTTGGCCGACCTTTCACCAGGAAATTAATGttatttaaatctttttatGTACACTTTGTTTTCTACCTTGTAATTAAATAACAACTTTATAAGATAATGTTAAAATTAGAATTTGGAAATTTAGAATCTTGTACTAGAGATAGATTCATAGATACATTCCCTTTTTGGATTTATTTacaattaacaataatatattcggcTGAAGTttgataaaattgaattttatgaggtaataattataataatcatATCGTAATTGATACATCTAAATTGTTGTACAACTCTACAAATTTTTGTGGTAATTAGAAgagaatttaagatttttattgAACGGatttgatctttaatttttttttttagcattgAACTCACTTTATTAAACTATCAGATTACACTCGTGCTTCCAATGAAAGAGATATAAGTTGTTTGCATCGACATATTCTCGTTCTGATTAAGTTATTCAAACGACTATTCTTTTGATAATTAGATTTTACATATTTATTTCTTGAGATATCTAACATCGAGTCGAGAAGTTCACATCATGTGAACTTCATATGACGTCGTAACTTTCCCTTCATGTTCTGACATAAAACTCTCTCAAGATATAAGGCTttctttcataaaaataaattcatgtaGTAATTTTCAGATATTCTCCATAGACTTCTTCCTAGAAAGTCGAGTTTTAGTTTCTATCCGTAAAAGGAGTTAGAAGGATGGAGTGTCTTTTGCCCTAAGAGATAGGCGGCTTCATCTTCAAGTNGCTTCTAATTTGTCGCATCTTTTGATACTATAAAAGTTAAATTCAGAACTCAGTTACTATTATTTGAGATGGttgtataaaaatttaaaatttataaagttcaaatattttaaatatttagatGACTTTCTTtgtcaataatttttatttgttttttcaaattattaattattatgagttaatagaattattagtttttacccaatttcaaactatttacattttatttcacaaaaaaaaaatcatatttgaatttacgatcaaattttttattttaaaaagaagttaATTATCTGATCAATGTCAATTAATTAAGAtagaaaaagtagaaaattCTGAAATAAACATGTCGAAATTTGTGACAAGATTGCTGACCATCCTAATAATGTGTATCATTTTCAATTGCAtgattaaaatttgaaagataaggtCTTCGAAAATTTATCAATTTCTATCCTAATTAACCTCCACCCCGGTGACCTTGTCTAATGACATATGCTTTACATTTACATCCGCCTTCACTTCTTGCTCAGGTCTACCTTACATTGTACTGAGAAAGTACGACTCTTATACACATTTGTTACACTCAAACTTAATTATGACATATTGTACTTGTATTGAGAATCAATTTGGATTCAAGTTAGAACAAATTGATACACTCAAGTTGGATTCAAGTTGGAACAAATTGATACATTTGTTACACTCAAACTTAATTACATCCATCAGAGTTGTGACATTAACATATATCCACTTTGAAAGATTGGTACAAATTGATGATTTGAGTGggaatatttatttaattaatgccACCTAacttaaaaaaacatttattatataGCATACTCctttaatcaatttattttttaaaaaaaaatcagattcaGACCTTGTAAGGTCCATTACTAAAGGAAAAACACTTTAATTTCTagtaagattttttattttatttatcatatttgaatttgagatatttaattaaaaatgaaagaaatctTATTTATCGAGAACTAACTGTACATCGACACGTATCCACTTTGCAAGATTAGTataaaatgatgattttgattGGCAGACAATTCTTGTCAATGAATATTATATTCAAGcattaaatgaaaattatttataattaatgcCACCTAACTATAATTTGGCAAAAGTTATACTTTGGTGCAGAACATGATTAGTACTCTTTTGGCTTATTTTGAGAGTAAAAAATGTTCTTCTTTATCCATATTTTAAAACTAGTTTAAATTACCAgtcattaaaatttataatattatttaagtaGCTTTCAAATATGTaacttttattttcaagaaatttgaagaatttatgtttaaattcaaagaaaaaaaaatattttgactctCATATCTCACCttgttatataaaataaaacaaaggaATCATTATAATATATTCATTCGTCTCAAATTAATAATTACTTaaattatccaaaaaatatcactttagttAAAAGTTCAATTCGAAAATTGACGATTCTATTCAATTTTATGCTTACTTAATGTGAATTATATTCAACTATGCGTTCAATATTAAAAGAGTAGTTATTTTCAATACTACttaattctcaaaaataaataaattaataagtaGGGATAACATAATACACAATGTGtcatatttattgttttcttaataaatataaaaaaaagttaaaaataacgACAGT
Coding sequences within:
- the LOC125845301 gene encoding F-box protein At2g27310, with product MSSCSTTTIMAEDDGGRTAITAVHPDIIQTLILTKLDGPTLMSASFASLQLQNLCSDDELWRKFCNSSWPSTSDPLIKNAVAAFPSGHRSLFSDSFPSLIHNEPKPIAGNNSKQYFQSPELISAVDIHFEGNLLYSKVLTNETESGWFMSSPFRIELLGHKEIVPTPVKFDGEDGNRKLELQKMKLSWILIDPSRNRAVNVSSLNPVSVQRHWLTGELKVRYSTVMGSGAGAGAGFVQCGIVVTCEGKEGGELHVRDVSMQIEDMDGKVLCGKDSLVILQEVIEGGRKKRKENEEKENYENFLELKKKWKENKQKKEKKLDMMCMASGITILISFWSLIVFGSRSNGSYFS